The region CTTGTTCCCGGCCTTCTCCTTGGCCGAACCGTCGGCGGAACAGCCGACGAGGACGACGGCGGCGAGCAGCGCCGAACTGGCTACGAGGACGTTCCTGACCGCGGTCATGAGTAGATCCTCTTCACCTCGGAGACGTCGTACGGCTGTGGCTTCTGCACGGTCGTGCGGTTGCGGCTGTGCTTCATGAGCGACGCCCTCGACGTGTTCGGGTTGTCGTCGAGGCTGAGCCCGTGCCCGAGTTCGTGCGTGGCCGTGCTGCGGCACCACTCGGTCATGTGGGAGCCGGAGTCGCGATCCAGGGTGCGTGCGTTGACCTTGATTTTGAAGACGCGGTTGATGTGGCGGAAGCCGGACGGTGAGTAAAGCCCGTACCAACTCTGGGAATAGCGTCCCGCCGTGAATTCGGCCTTGGCGCTGGACGTCCGTCCGATGCTCGCTCCGGCGCCCGCGTTGTTCCAGTTCTTCCGGCCCGTGTCGAGGAATCCGACCCAGGTGTCATTGATGCCGACCGCCTTGACGTTCCAGCTGCGCGACGGCATGCCGCCGTCGTAGTAGTCGGCATGGGCGACCGTCGCTCCGCCGATGGCGATCGCCGTGGTCAGGGCGGTGCCGGTGGCCAGTCTGGCTGCGGTTCGGGCGTATTTGATTGTCAAAGAGACTTCCCCGTGTCTGTGTTCGCGGGCGGCAGCGCCCCGCGCATGGTCGTGTGTTCGCGGCCGGAGCATGGGTGATCAGTCCATGTCCCCCGGAAACGGAGACCGTGGGAGAAGTGGCGGATGCGGATTCCGGTTCTGCATCAAAGAAGGGCCGAGCTTCCCCCGTGTCTCGGCAGGCCACGTAAACGGATCGTATGTGCGAATTAAAGGGTGGTCAATGGGATGGGTGGGCCCAATGGGCAATTGTGGTAAGGGAGTTGACAGGGCGGTTGCTCGAGTTCGCGATACGCCCTGGATGCGCGGCACTTCGTGGTCGGTGCACCGAGGGGGGCCTCGGCCGGGCGCCAGATCGCGCCAAAATTGCTGACAATTTTGTGGGCGATTACTTCGGTTTGGAGGCCGCCGCAGCAGGGTGACCGTGTGGCTGGTCAGGGCGGTGGCCGGTTCCGGTGCCGTCACTGGAGACACAAAGGAGGGCTTAAGGAACGGCTGTTGTCCTGGGGGCTCGTTGTTCGAACGAGCCGCGAAGACAGGAGACGGTAGTGAAGTCAGTGAAGCGCAGGACAGTGGTCATGGGGCTCACCGTGGGTACCGCGGTGCCAGCGGTCGGGTTCGCCTCCGGCGCGCGGGCGGCGAGCCGAACGTCCGCGGCGTCGTCCGCCGCGTCCACGGACTCCTCCCTGGTCTTCGACCCGGACAGCTACACGGAGTTGACCACCAGCATCACGGACACCACCGGCACCGCCCACGAGGTCGTCTACCACTTCTACAAAGTGGCCTCGTACGTGGCCGACCCGGTGGACGCCACCTATCAGTCCCTCAACGTCAGCGTGCCGGTGAAGATCGACGGAAGCGTCGTGGACGCGTCCGGTGCCCCCATCCTCTTCGCCAACCAGATCGGCGGCTACATGCCCTCGTCCGTCGCGAACGCCACGGGCGTCGGCGCGGGCGGCGGGATGGGCCCCGGCGGCCCGGGCGGGCCCGCTCCCGCTGCCGACTCCGTCGCGAGCCGCCAGCAGCTGGCGCTCGCCGCCGGGTACGTCGTCGTGGAGCCGGGCGCGCGCGGGCGGTCACTGGTCGACTCCAGCGGTACGTACTACGGCACCGCGCCCGCCGCCATCGTCGACCTCAAGGCCGCGGTGCGGTACGTGAAGTTCAACAGGGGGCGTATCCCGGGCAACGTGAACCGGATCGTCTCCGCCGGAGTCAGCGCCGGCGGCGCGCTGTCCTCGCTGCTCGGCGCGTCCGGCGACAGTCCGGCCTACGACTCCTACCTGGAGGAGCTGGGTGCGGCCGACGCGAGCGACGCCATCTTCGCCACCGGTGCCTGGTGCCCGATCACCGACCTCGAACACGCCGACATGGCGTACGAGTGGAACTGGGGCGCCAACCTGCTCAGCAGCGGCTCGGTCGTCGACCAGACCGTCTCCAAGGCGCTGGCCGGCGCGTACGGCGACTATCTCGCCTCCCTGAGGCTGACGGCGAAGGGCTTCGGCACCCTCACGGCGCGCAACCTCGACGAGTACCTGGTCAAGACCCACCTGGAGCCGTCGGCCACCCAGTACCTCGCGGCGCTGTCGGACGCGGACCGCTCGGCCTACCTGGCCGCGAACTCGTTCATCACGTGGTCCGGCGGCAGGGCGACCTTCTCCTGGGCCGACTTCCTCACCCACGTGGGCGCCCGCAAGAAGGACACCCCGGCGTTCGACGCCTTCGACCTGTCCGCCGGTGAGAACAACGAGTTCGGTACGGGGACCACCGCCAACCGGCACTTCACCCTCTACAGCCTGCGCCACGAAGAGGGTGCCAGTGCGCGTCTCGACAGTGACATCCCCGCGAAGCTCCACCTGATGAACCCGATGCACCACCTCGTGGACAAGGTCAACGGGAACCGGTCGAAGCACTGGTGGATCCGCCTCGGAACCAAGGACAGCGACACCGCGCTCACCGTCGCGAGCAACCTCGCCGCCCGCCTGAAGAACCTCGGCGACGACGTCGACACCTCGTACTACTGGGACGCCGGCCACGGCGCGGACAACGACCCGGGCGACTTCATCAAGTGGATCGCCACGGTGTCGGGCTACAGGTCCTAGCCTGGAGGTATGGGCGGTGGCCTTGTCTCGCTGTTCCTGGCCGGCGATGTGATGCTCGGCCGGGGAGTCGACCAGATCCTTCCGCACCCCGGCGATCCGAAACTGCGGGAGTCGTACGTCAAGGATGCCCGCGCCTATGTGGAGCTGGCCGAGGCGGCGAACGGCGTGATTCCCCGGCCGGCCGGCTTCTCCTGGCCCTGGGGCGACGCGCTGGACGTGCTCGCCGCGGCGGCGCCCGACGCCCGGATCCTCAACCTGGAGACCGCCGTCACGCGCAACGACGAGGCGGCGCCCGGCAAAGAGATCCACTACCGGATGCACCCGGCCAATCTGCCCGCCCTGGCCGCCGCCCGTCCGCACGTCTGTGCCCTGGCCAACAACCATGTGCTGGACTACGGCCGCAGCGGGCTGGAGGAGACCCTCGACGCCCTGGCGGACGCGGGTCTTCGCGCGCCGGGAGCGGGGCGGGACGCCGACGAGGCCCGGCGTCCCGCGACCGTCCCCGTCACAGGCGGCCGGCGCGTCCTGGTCTTCTCCGTGGGGATGGCCTCCAGCGGAATACCCCGCGGCTGGGCCGCCACGGCTCGGCGCGGCGGGGTCGACTTCGTCGCCGAGCCGTCGGACGCCGCCGCGGCCGGAATCGCGACCCGGCTGCGTCCGGCCAAGCGCCCGGGCGACATCGTGGTCGTCTCGGTCCACTGGGGATCCAACTGGGGCTACCTCGTCCCGCGTGACCAGGTCCGCTTTCGGCCATGCGCTCGTCGACGGTGGCGCGGACGTCGTGCACGGGCACTCCTCGCACCATCCGCGGCCGTTGGAGTCGTACCGGGGAAAGCTCATCACCCACGGCTGCGGCGATCTGATCAACGACTACGAGGGCATCGGCGGCTACGAGGAGTACCGGGACGATCTCCGGTTGCTGTACTTCGTCACCGTGGACCCGGACGACGGCAGGTTCCACGACGTGCGCATCGTCCCGATGCGGTCCCGGCGGATGCGGCTGGAGCGCGCGACGATGGAGGACTCGCGGTGGACGCGGGACGTTCTGAGCCGGATCAGCCGGGCCTACGGCTCACGCGTCGAACTCAATCCGGACGGCACCCTCACCGTCCGGCCGGCTCCGGACCGTTCGGACCGGACTTCACTCGGGATTCGAGGACCTCACCTCACCCCGGGAGGCGACCATGATTTTCGCTGACAGAACCGACGCGGGCCGGCGGCTCGCCGCCCGACTGCACCACCTCAAGGGCCAGGACCTCGTGGTCGTGGGACTTCCCCGCGGCGGCGTCCCGGTCGCCGCGCAGGTCGCCGAGGCCCTCGGCGCCCCGCTCGACGTCTGCCTC is a window of Streptomyces mirabilis DNA encoding:
- a CDS encoding subtype B tannase is translated as MKRRTVVMGLTVGTAVPAVGFASGARAASRTSAASSAASTDSSLVFDPDSYTELTTSITDTTGTAHEVVYHFYKVASYVADPVDATYQSLNVSVPVKIDGSVVDASGAPILFANQIGGYMPSSVANATGVGAGGGMGPGGPGGPAPAADSVASRQQLALAAGYVVVEPGARGRSLVDSSGTYYGTAPAAIVDLKAAVRYVKFNRGRIPGNVNRIVSAGVSAGGALSSLLGASGDSPAYDSYLEELGAADASDAIFATGAWCPITDLEHADMAYEWNWGANLLSSGSVVDQTVSKALAGAYGDYLASLRLTAKGFGTLTARNLDEYLVKTHLEPSATQYLAALSDADRSAYLAANSFITWSGGRATFSWADFLTHVGARKKDTPAFDAFDLSAGENNEFGTGTTANRHFTLYSLRHEEGASARLDSDIPAKLHLMNPMHHLVDKVNGNRSKHWWIRLGTKDSDTALTVASNLAARLKNLGDDVDTSYYWDAGHGADNDPGDFIKWIATVSGYRS